In Aminobacterium sp. MB27-C1, a single genomic region encodes these proteins:
- a CDS encoding phage tail protein I — protein sequence MASAGLKDLIPASIAIDSQVKSATLALDDQLADINSHLIQTIILPRVDELSQEVLDLLLWEFHITLDEGAGLAVSVEEKRDLVKRAVEIHRLKGTKAALLRIFEMLSMRGVISEWYEYGGEPYKFKVEILELSERGLDEQTYVLLERLIDEYKNVRSWLDELNVYLTVRGAVPKVAMVSLCGEEITVYPYNVTELENVASIRWALGYQAVETVTVYPL from the coding sequence ATGGCTAGCGCCGGGTTGAAAGACCTTATTCCCGCAAGTATTGCAATAGATTCGCAGGTGAAATCCGCAACTTTAGCGTTAGATGACCAACTTGCTGATATTAATTCTCATTTGATTCAAACCATTATTTTGCCACGGGTTGATGAACTGTCTCAAGAAGTATTAGACCTCTTGTTGTGGGAGTTTCATATCACCCTTGATGAGGGTGCGGGGTTGGCCGTTTCGGTTGAAGAAAAAAGAGATCTTGTTAAAAGGGCTGTTGAGATACATCGTCTGAAAGGAACGAAAGCGGCGCTGCTTCGCATTTTCGAAATGCTCTCCATGCGTGGAGTTATTTCCGAATGGTATGAATACGGTGGGGAGCCGTACAAATTCAAGGTAGAGATTCTTGAGCTTAGCGAGCGTGGACTTGATGAGCAGACCTATGTGCTTTTAGAGCGACTAATAGATGAGTACAAGAACGTTCGTTCGTGGCTTGACGAATTGAATGTGTATCTTACCGTGCGGGGTGCGGTTCCTAAAGTTGCAATGGTGAGTTTGTGCGGGGAAGAGATAACAGTCTATCCGTATAACGTTACGGAACTTGAAAACGTTGCTTCTATCCGGTGGGCGCTGGGATATCAAGCAGTTGAAACAGTTACAGTTTATCCACTTTAG
- a CDS encoding phage baseplate assembly protein V: MICVGKVCSIDPAHCTVRVIFEDRSNLVSYDLPVLVQQTKINKDFYMPDVGEHVVCVFLDNGSEQGFVLGAFYSKEDRVSSVVNSEKRRIDFGDGSWLEFDRSTGAYIVHITGDFVIESEKHGVIKASRLDLNP, encoded by the coding sequence ATGATCTGTGTGGGAAAGGTTTGTTCCATTGATCCAGCGCACTGTACGGTAAGGGTAATCTTCGAAGATAGAAGCAATCTCGTTAGTTATGACCTGCCTGTTTTAGTTCAACAGACGAAGATAAATAAAGATTTTTACATGCCGGATGTTGGAGAGCATGTAGTATGTGTCTTTCTTGACAATGGTTCCGAGCAAGGTTTTGTGTTGGGGGCTTTTTACAGCAAGGAAGATAGAGTTTCTTCCGTGGTTAATAGCGAAAAGCGCAGAATTGATTTCGGAGATGGGTCCTGGCTTGAATTTGACAGAAGCACTGGAGCTTACATAGTTCATATAACAGGTGATTTTGTAATTGAAAGCGAGAAGCATGGGGTTATTAAAGCGTCACGGTTGGATCTGAATCCATAA
- a CDS encoding GPW/gp25 family protein has translation MLDFNIAASLDGVNFSPKSEVEEILQNVKTILFTVRGSVPLDRDFGISADLVDSPTPVVKARCMAEIVEAISKYEPRAKVAAVSFSGDSDGRLIPKVKVRIRADIT, from the coding sequence ATGCTGGACTTTAATATTGCAGCAAGCCTTGATGGGGTAAATTTTTCCCCGAAAAGTGAAGTCGAGGAGATATTGCAAAACGTTAAAACTATTCTTTTTACTGTGCGCGGGAGTGTGCCTCTCGATAGGGATTTTGGCATTAGTGCTGATTTAGTTGATTCTCCAACTCCTGTTGTGAAGGCGCGGTGTATGGCTGAGATCGTGGAGGCTATATCGAAATATGAGCCAAGGGCCAAAGTGGCGGCGGTCTCTTTCTCGGGAGATAGTGATGGACGTTTAATTCCGAAAGTGAAGGTGAGAATTCGTGCTGACATTACCTAA
- a CDS encoding phage tail assembly protein — translation METIKLTKPVSYAGKEYKELELDLEGLSGADMIAAEQECLVLQQVVSPVAEFSKTYLSSLAARAAKVDYEMIKQLPVRDFTYVTLVVQNFLLDTGGPREELLGA, via the coding sequence ATGGAGACAATAAAGTTAACGAAACCTGTGTCTTACGCGGGAAAAGAGTATAAGGAGTTAGAACTTGACCTTGAAGGTTTGAGTGGTGCTGACATGATTGCCGCAGAGCAGGAATGTCTGGTTCTTCAGCAGGTTGTTTCGCCAGTGGCGGAGTTTTCCAAAACCTATTTGAGTAGTTTGGCCGCCAGAGCTGCAAAGGTTGATTACGAGATGATCAAGCAGCTTCCGGTAAGAGATTTTACCTACGTTACTCTCGTGGTGCAAAATTTTTTGCTGGATACGGGAGGCCCTCGGGAAGAACTATTAGGCGCTTAA
- a CDS encoding PAAR domain-containing protein: protein MGGSSDVFVNGIAVHRQGDGWAAHTCPDIPETHASVLASGSSTVYVNGKQIGRVGDPVACGSSVATGSSNVFAGG, encoded by the coding sequence GTGGGGGGCTCGTCTGATGTTTTTGTAAATGGAATTGCCGTTCATCGTCAAGGTGACGGCTGGGCTGCGCATACGTGTCCTGACATTCCTGAAACCCATGCGTCTGTATTGGCTTCCGGATCATCGACAGTCTATGTTAATGGAAAGCAGATTGGCCGTGTCGGAGATCCTGTTGCGTGCGGTTCCAGCGTAGCTACGGGCTCTTCCAATGTTTTTGCGGGGGGATAA
- a CDS encoding phage late control D family protein → MEARRAYISLIYAGVDISRDIHSFLLDFSFTDNGHGKSDDLQITLEDKDGLWRGPWFPSKGAKIKAAIVTKNFSGDGQSITLPCGTFSIDEIDVSGSPGTCQIKGVSALVSSDIRREKKTRAWENISLSAIANDIAKHGGMKLFWEVASDPLYERRDQNEESDMEFLKRMCEDAGVCLKIANEKIIIFDEADYESKAAVCTIASDSSLLSWSFTSQAEATYRACRVKWHDAVTKTDIDYTYEPPNAPKVGHTLMVNERVENIAEAITLAKKKLRLQNKNEVTGDISVLGNVNLSAGLNVEISGFGVFDAKYAIDTASHSYSQGSGYVTRLSLHRVLEGY, encoded by the coding sequence GTGGAAGCAAGAAGAGCCTATATATCGTTGATTTATGCAGGAGTGGATATCTCTCGGGATATCCACTCTTTTTTGTTGGATTTTTCCTTCACTGACAATGGTCATGGTAAGTCGGATGATTTGCAGATAACCCTTGAAGACAAAGACGGTCTATGGCGGGGGCCGTGGTTTCCTTCAAAAGGGGCAAAAATCAAGGCTGCAATAGTGACTAAAAATTTCAGCGGAGATGGACAGTCCATAACATTGCCCTGCGGAACATTTTCTATAGATGAGATTGATGTAAGCGGATCTCCGGGCACATGTCAGATCAAAGGAGTCTCAGCCCTTGTCTCATCTGATATCAGGCGTGAAAAGAAAACGCGCGCTTGGGAAAATATCAGCTTATCTGCTATTGCCAATGACATAGCCAAACATGGAGGCATGAAATTGTTTTGGGAAGTTGCCTCTGACCCTCTTTATGAAAGACGCGACCAGAATGAAGAATCCGATATGGAATTTTTAAAGCGAATGTGCGAAGACGCAGGAGTGTGTCTGAAGATTGCAAATGAGAAGATCATTATCTTCGATGAAGCTGATTACGAGTCGAAAGCGGCAGTATGTACGATAGCGTCTGATTCCAGCCTTTTGTCCTGGTCTTTTACCTCTCAGGCGGAGGCCACCTATCGGGCTTGTCGCGTGAAATGGCACGATGCTGTAACAAAAACGGATATTGACTATACCTACGAACCACCGAATGCGCCTAAAGTTGGGCACACTCTCATGGTTAACGAGAGAGTTGAAAATATTGCCGAAGCTATCACGCTCGCCAAGAAAAAGTTACGACTACAAAATAAAAATGAAGTGACAGGAGATATATCGGTTCTTGGGAACGTCAATCTTTCTGCAGGGCTTAACGTAGAAATTTCAGGTTTTGGAGTATTTGATGCGAAGTATGCCATAGATACAGCTTCACACTCGTATTCGCAAGGAAGTGGGTATGTAACCAGACTCTCTTTGCATCGTGTTTTGGAGGGATATTAA
- a CDS encoding baseplate J/gp47 family protein, with amino-acid sequence MLTLPNIDFTEKSAADVEAEIIAKYEQKAGRILAKGDPVRLFLEAVAAVIAQQRVFIDFSAKQNLLAYSTGTYLDHLGDRQGVARLPEQSAMTTVRFSLPMAQPFPVSIPQGTRVTPGDGLFFATQKAHEISSGETSIEVVVTCVQSGSIGNNFAIGQINKLVDPLPYIAKVENVTPSAGGVDEETDDNFRLRIRQAMEKYSVAGPRLAYDFWARTAHQGIIDVSVRSPAAGEVEIRPLMEGGELPSSEILDAVLKICSADDVRPLTDRVSVLAPERVAYSIDITYFIDRVEAISISAIQAQVATAVGEYIAWQKAKLGRDINPSALIKRVMDAGAKRVSVTSPVYTALESWQIAQEDSVTVNYGGLEDG; translated from the coding sequence GTGCTGACATTACCTAATATAGATTTTACGGAAAAATCTGCGGCTGACGTTGAGGCCGAGATCATAGCGAAATATGAACAAAAGGCAGGCCGGATTCTTGCAAAGGGGGATCCGGTCAGACTTTTTTTAGAGGCTGTAGCGGCTGTTATAGCGCAACAGCGTGTATTTATTGATTTTTCTGCGAAGCAAAATTTGCTGGCTTATTCAACGGGAACCTATCTTGATCATCTTGGTGACAGGCAGGGGGTTGCGCGGCTTCCTGAGCAGTCGGCAATGACCACAGTCCGTTTTTCGTTGCCAATGGCACAACCTTTTCCTGTGTCTATCCCTCAAGGAACTCGTGTTACTCCTGGAGATGGGCTCTTTTTTGCTACGCAGAAAGCCCATGAAATCAGTTCTGGAGAGACTTCTATTGAGGTAGTGGTTACGTGCGTTCAAAGTGGTTCTATTGGAAACAACTTTGCAATAGGGCAGATTAACAAACTGGTAGACCCTCTTCCATATATTGCGAAAGTAGAGAATGTAACACCTTCTGCAGGTGGTGTTGACGAAGAAACAGATGACAATTTCAGACTGCGTATAAGGCAGGCTATGGAAAAGTACTCTGTTGCAGGGCCTCGACTTGCCTATGATTTCTGGGCACGTACTGCACACCAGGGAATAATTGACGTGTCGGTAAGATCTCCTGCTGCGGGAGAAGTTGAAATAAGGCCGTTGATGGAGGGAGGAGAACTCCCCAGTTCCGAAATTCTTGATGCCGTTTTAAAGATTTGTTCAGCTGATGACGTGCGCCCACTGACAGATCGGGTATCGGTTTTAGCCCCGGAACGGGTTGCCTATTCTATTGATATTACATATTTCATAGATCGCGTAGAAGCTATCTCTATTTCTGCGATACAGGCTCAGGTGGCAACTGCCGTAGGGGAATATATTGCATGGCAGAAAGCGAAATTGGGCAGAGATATTAACCCCTCGGCGCTTATCAAGCGTGTGATGGATGCCGGGGCTAAGAGAGTTTCTGTAACATCTCCAGTTTATACGGCATTAGAGTCATGGCAAATTGCTCAGGAAGATAGTGTGACGGTAAATTATGGAGGACTTGAAGATGGCTAG
- a CDS encoding phage tail protein, with protein sequence MAENFYTILTNVGKAKLANAQALGTKVEFSSIAVGDGAGNYYEPAESQAALKNEVWRGPINQIKTDEANPNWIVVEVVIPTTTGSFTVREAGIIDSEGDLIALGKYPATYKPALAEGSGKDLYIRMILEVSNASAITLKIDPAVVLSTRGYVDESIAEHNTDPLAHGNLPYQKTSQKDQPGGYVGLDAERKINKDRLPDGTGIPVGFIGIFLAETPPAGWLECNGSLVSRETYPELWAYAQSSGNILAEDTTANEGHFTVGNGLTTFRLPNPQGTFFRVLDKTRGVDPDSGRVVGSEQMDAFKSHTHLLGTTTETLGNAVYVLRTQMGSSLLSSESGITSTGDSETRPRNTAILCCIKAFDGATNQGLIDITALANELNNKVDKVDIKAPGDAPMYVCRAWVNFDASSGTPVIKNSANVSSIVKIDVGKFTINFQTPMSTGTPSVSAICRFLGSALILSTENKVDIFTTNYNAVPVDVENNCVAVFC encoded by the coding sequence ATGGCTGAAAATTTTTATACTATTTTAACTAATGTGGGGAAAGCAAAACTTGCCAACGCCCAGGCGTTGGGAACGAAAGTGGAGTTTTCTTCCATAGCTGTTGGAGATGGGGCTGGAAACTACTACGAACCTGCCGAATCGCAAGCAGCTCTTAAAAATGAGGTTTGGCGTGGGCCGATAAATCAGATAAAAACGGATGAGGCAAATCCGAATTGGATTGTTGTTGAAGTGGTGATTCCTACCACGACGGGAAGCTTTACAGTTCGGGAAGCTGGAATTATTGATTCTGAGGGAGACCTGATAGCTCTGGGCAAATACCCGGCTACATACAAGCCAGCTCTGGCTGAGGGATCTGGAAAAGATCTTTATATCCGGATGATTTTAGAGGTGTCGAACGCGTCTGCAATTACGTTGAAGATTGACCCTGCTGTTGTGCTGTCAACACGTGGATATGTCGATGAGAGCATTGCAGAGCATAACACAGACCCCTTGGCGCATGGGAATCTGCCTTATCAGAAAACCTCGCAAAAAGATCAACCGGGTGGGTATGTTGGGTTAGATGCAGAGAGAAAAATAAATAAAGATAGGTTGCCTGACGGTACTGGCATTCCAGTTGGTTTTATCGGCATTTTCTTGGCTGAAACACCGCCTGCTGGGTGGCTTGAGTGTAATGGTTCTTTAGTCAGTAGAGAAACATATCCGGAATTATGGGCATATGCTCAAAGTTCTGGAAACATTCTAGCGGAAGATACAACGGCAAATGAAGGACACTTCACAGTGGGGAATGGCCTTACCACTTTCAGGTTACCTAACCCACAAGGAACGTTTTTCAGGGTACTCGATAAAACCCGCGGAGTTGACCCCGATTCTGGCAGAGTTGTTGGTAGTGAGCAGATGGATGCTTTTAAAAGTCATACGCATTTATTAGGGACCACGACAGAAACTCTTGGGAACGCGGTTTATGTACTAAGAACACAAATGGGAAGCTCCTTATTATCTTCTGAGAGTGGAATTACAAGTACTGGTGATTCTGAAACCCGCCCACGCAACACTGCTATTCTCTGTTGCATTAAGGCTTTTGACGGAGCGACCAACCAAGGGCTAATAGATATTACAGCTTTAGCAAATGAACTAAACAATAAAGTTGATAAGGTAGATATCAAAGCTCCGGGAGATGCTCCAATGTATGTTTGTCGTGCGTGGGTAAATTTTGATGCCTCATCAGGAACTCCCGTCATAAAAAACAGCGCGAACGTTTCTAGCATTGTGAAAATAGATGTTGGGAAATTTACAATAAATTTTCAAACACCAATGTCAACTGGAACCCCTTCTGTTAGTGCTATTTGTCGGTTTCTTGGTTCTGCTCTTATATTATCCACAGAAAATAAAGTTGATATATTTACAACAAATTACAATGCTGTTCCCGTCGATGTTGAAAATAATTGTGTAGCTGTATTTTGCTAG
- a CDS encoding phage tail protein — protein MIGSLGPVVFQVSTESVKTINDLERGCEARFSEHTVAQGKPLLEFLGPGLDSVSFSMRFDLSWGMNPRIEIETLRAVRDNGVAQLLIIGGIPLGLFVITGITESWKTINPAGVLTVATVAISLKEYVKNAGL, from the coding sequence ATGATAGGAAGTTTAGGACCTGTCGTTTTTCAGGTATCGACAGAGAGTGTCAAAACGATAAACGACCTTGAACGGGGGTGTGAGGCTCGGTTTTCCGAGCATACTGTTGCACAGGGCAAGCCTCTTTTGGAATTTTTGGGGCCAGGGCTCGATAGTGTCAGTTTTTCAATGCGATTCGATCTTTCTTGGGGAATGAATCCAAGGATAGAAATCGAAACTTTACGTGCTGTTCGCGATAACGGAGTTGCTCAACTTCTCATAATAGGAGGAATTCCTCTCGGGCTATTTGTAATAACCGGAATAACGGAGTCGTGGAAAACCATAAATCCTGCAGGAGTTTTAACTGTAGCCACAGTAGCTATTTCTTTGAAGGAGTATGTTAAAAATGCTGGACTTTAA
- a CDS encoding phage major tail tube protein has translation MNIIPEKLINFRVFNESNDLIGVADVDLPSLDSMTETIKGAGILGEIDSPILGHYGSMSLTINWRTVTSHSAALSVPQAHQLDMRGSIQVHDAATGKYTSEALKVVCGAVPKKTGLGKLNVGASGEVANEFEVLHIRVWLEGEELIQIDKLNGVCKINGKDVLAKVKADLGLA, from the coding sequence ATGAATATAATTCCAGAAAAGCTGATTAACTTTAGAGTTTTTAATGAAAGCAACGATTTGATTGGTGTAGCCGATGTGGACTTGCCTTCCCTTGATTCAATGACGGAAACAATTAAGGGGGCGGGAATTCTCGGAGAAATAGACTCTCCGATTCTCGGCCATTATGGAAGTATGAGTCTGACTATTAATTGGAGAACTGTTACAAGCCATTCAGCTGCATTGTCTGTTCCTCAGGCCCATCAGCTTGATATGCGCGGTTCGATTCAGGTTCATGACGCTGCTACAGGAAAATATACTTCTGAAGCGTTAAAGGTTGTTTGTGGTGCGGTTCCTAAAAAGACAGGACTTGGAAAACTTAACGTTGGAGCTTCTGGAGAGGTAGCCAATGAGTTTGAAGTTTTGCATATCAGGGTATGGCTTGAAGGGGAAGAGCTTATTCAGATAGATAAGCTTAATGGCGTATGTAAAATCAACGGTAAAGACGTTCTCGCCAAGGTAAAAGCAGACCTCGGCCTTGCATAA
- a CDS encoding 3TM-type holin, which translates to MNILEVAPVIGQLIDKVVPNPNQANELKIELAKLDIKRDIAKLDVQKAWLSNKSPYVAGAIPTILWMVSFVILFNHVVAPLLSWGFQATVPALELPGYYVDMASTIVIGLFVKKAWDNTDVKIGGFHSPVKSEVEERGRESPDYYKKRYEELVREHQQKEAST; encoded by the coding sequence ATGAATATTCTTGAAGTAGCACCCGTTATAGGACAATTAATAGATAAAGTTGTTCCCAACCCCAATCAGGCAAATGAACTAAAAATAGAACTAGCCAAACTCGACATAAAGAGAGATATAGCCAAACTTGATGTTCAGAAAGCTTGGTTATCTAACAAAAGTCCGTACGTGGCGGGAGCAATTCCGACAATTTTGTGGATGGTTAGTTTCGTTATCTTATTCAACCACGTAGTGGCTCCTTTATTATCGTGGGGATTTCAAGCTACAGTCCCTGCCTTGGAACTACCTGGATATTACGTAGATATGGCTTCTACAATTGTGATTGGGTTATTCGTGAAAAAAGCATGGGATAACACAGATGTAAAAATTGGGGGATTCCATTCTCCCGTAAAATCAGAAGTAGAAGAGAGAGGTAGAGAGAGTCCTGATTATTACAAGAAGAGGTATGAGGAACTAGTAAGAGAACATCAACAAAAGGAGGCATCTACATGA
- a CDS encoding D-Ala-D-Ala carboxypeptidase family metallohydrolase, translating to MFSEHFSRSELACRCGCDRCDIKPELLNLLEKIRSLMGTPIFINSGYRCPTHNKKVGGVPNSWHMQGIAADIRQTKCSNDIFHSKVLQAYEEGKLPELGGLGFYNGRIHVDTHKSRDGHLRQWRG from the coding sequence ATGTTTTCAGAGCACTTTAGCAGATCTGAACTTGCATGCCGTTGTGGGTGTGATAGGTGCGATATCAAACCGGAACTTTTGAATCTTTTAGAAAAGATCCGCTCTCTGATGGGAACGCCAATCTTCATCAATTCCGGCTACCGCTGCCCTACGCATAACAAAAAAGTGGGGGGGGTTCCAAATAGCTGGCATATGCAAGGCATAGCCGCAGATATTCGCCAAACAAAATGTTCTAACGATATTTTTCATTCAAAGGTTCTTCAGGCATATGAAGAGGGAAAACTTCCAGAGTTGGGAGGTTTGGGATTTTATAACGGAAGAATTCACGTAGATACACATAAATCTAGAGACGGACATTTACGTCAATGGAGAGGGTAA
- a CDS encoding endonuclease, with protein MIRNRKRSIFASLLTAIFLTIASQALALSIGTMNIEYFDVSGKKAYSPSDCANLAKTITFSGADVLALQEIKGNAAMRYFVTKFLPKWKYAGNDTGGRQDLYFLWNSENLKLLDGPFAYGANASFRFEGKSYKLNDRPNLVATFLDKEKNRQFTLVNVHLKSQSTRGKKDQDQAKRYNEAKRNAQIDGINKLVSTLKGPVFILGDYNTDTPTGCSFPLLALGKGRYSYDNSKSNLDYIGFANVKRAPSWVLYEVESAIAARSTKRTQHPDHDMVVLSIDGEKPSQTVIGLEGIPAPRLIAPQKGTVTAFSNHNKLLFIFSYFF; from the coding sequence ATGATTCGAAATCGAAAACGTTCTATTTTTGCCAGCCTTCTGACCGCCATTTTCTTAACCATCGCCAGCCAGGCATTAGCACTCTCCATTGGAACCATGAATATCGAGTATTTCGACGTCTCGGGGAAAAAGGCCTACTCCCCCTCTGATTGCGCCAACCTAGCCAAGACCATCACCTTTTCTGGCGCTGATGTTTTAGCCCTCCAGGAAATCAAGGGAAACGCCGCAATGAGATATTTCGTTACTAAATTCTTGCCAAAATGGAAATATGCAGGAAACGACACAGGCGGAAGACAAGATCTTTACTTTCTCTGGAATAGCGAAAACTTAAAACTTCTAGACGGCCCCTTCGCTTATGGAGCCAATGCCTCTTTCCGATTTGAGGGGAAAAGCTACAAACTAAATGACCGCCCCAATCTCGTAGCTACCTTCCTAGACAAAGAGAAAAACCGCCAATTTACCCTGGTCAACGTGCACCTCAAAAGCCAGAGTACCAGAGGGAAAAAAGACCAAGATCAGGCCAAACGATATAACGAGGCTAAACGCAACGCCCAAATCGATGGGATCAACAAACTTGTATCGACACTGAAAGGTCCCGTTTTCATACTCGGAGACTACAACACTGACACGCCTACTGGGTGTTCCTTCCCCTTATTAGCCCTCGGCAAAGGACGATACAGCTACGACAACAGCAAAAGCAACCTTGATTACATCGGATTTGCGAATGTAAAAAGAGCACCCTCGTGGGTATTATACGAAGTCGAAAGTGCTATAGCAGCTCGATCAACAAAACGCACTCAGCACCCAGACCACGACATGGTTGTGCTTTCTATAGATGGAGAAAAACCGTCACAAACTGTTATTGGATTAGAAGGAATCCCCGCTCCACGATTAATAGCGCCACAAAAGGGAACAGTTACGGCTTTTAGCAATCATAATAAGCTACTTTTTATATTTTCTTATTTTTTTTAG
- a CDS encoding tail protein X: MTTYTTIQGDTWDWIAKKVYGNERFMHHLIEANPKHHDRVFFPANITIRVPDVDVTRFAILPPWKR, encoded by the coding sequence ATGACGACATACACAACTATTCAAGGTGACACATGGGATTGGATTGCAAAAAAAGTATATGGGAACGAACGTTTCATGCATCATTTGATAGAGGCGAACCCCAAACATCATGACAGAGTCTTTTTCCCTGCGAATATAACTATTCGTGTACCAGATGTGGATGTAACCCGATTTGCTATCTTGCCGCCATGGAAGAGGTGA